A single window of Leptospira inadai serovar Lyme str. 10 DNA harbors:
- a CDS encoding outer membrane beta-barrel protein: MMRTKTISLIASLALMSASSVFAQAKKPAAEAAVAAPAAAEPEPVEQKWYDKVEYSGFVDVYYMYNNNPLQGNSVDTTRAFETNNKNFAINAVSLVVQKVAEKSTPWGFRVDFQNGQNNAFQETPYTTSNQIYNMNMLKQAYVSFYFPVLKGMTLDVGKMATHIGYEVLESMNNPNYSIGAIFQNTIPFIHTGARLTTQFSDKWSGTFYLYNSGQGTGYLAPTSAALTDTTHSPYVEAYTQHKSVGTQLKGQLIENKLAITWNTIYSSDMANGRVDVHQALLANALAGDLNTPASVSPTAPRNRYNKDYWFMNHAILSITPTDRIQIDLDYTWSQKGGTLSNGGLNQQGYNPNNAVTLGGLAMGQVTSENNKSIYKAYGIFSKFKINESWGVNIRYEYLDDKLNNGALNTFAPGAFGTTGINNTLSTYQVATDTAIANAILAASPRLNGILNSTAGLAEINAQGYATAADWVKSKLSDNYKHYNGMNNYGQYRTFTITPVWNFTENLLIKLDMRRDWSLGKQFVDSSGHRRSDQIGFTLGVVAKF; the protein is encoded by the coding sequence ATGATGAGAACAAAAACAATCAGCCTCATTGCTTCCCTGGCCCTGATGAGTGCTTCTTCGGTTTTTGCCCAAGCCAAGAAGCCCGCAGCAGAAGCCGCGGTAGCAGCTCCGGCCGCCGCCGAGCCGGAGCCAGTCGAGCAAAAATGGTACGATAAGGTAGAGTATTCCGGATTCGTGGATGTGTATTATATGTACAATAATAACCCACTCCAAGGAAACTCTGTAGATACGACCCGCGCTTTCGAAACGAACAATAAAAACTTTGCGATCAACGCTGTATCCTTGGTTGTTCAGAAAGTTGCGGAGAAATCAACTCCCTGGGGATTCCGAGTAGACTTCCAAAACGGACAGAACAACGCATTCCAGGAAACACCCTACACCACCTCGAACCAAATTTACAATATGAACATGCTAAAGCAGGCATATGTAAGCTTTTATTTCCCGGTCTTAAAGGGGATGACACTGGATGTAGGAAAGATGGCTACGCATATCGGCTACGAGGTTCTCGAGTCGATGAACAACCCCAACTACTCGATAGGGGCCATCTTCCAGAATACGATCCCTTTCATTCACACCGGTGCCCGTTTAACCACTCAATTTAGCGATAAATGGTCTGGAACCTTTTATCTCTATAACAGTGGACAGGGAACCGGTTATCTCGCTCCTACTAGTGCGGCTTTGACGGACACCACTCACAGCCCTTATGTTGAAGCATACACTCAGCATAAATCGGTAGGAACTCAGTTAAAGGGTCAATTGATCGAAAATAAACTCGCGATCACCTGGAATACGATCTACTCTTCGGATATGGCAAACGGACGCGTTGATGTTCATCAGGCTTTATTAGCGAATGCTTTAGCTGGAGACCTCAATACTCCTGCATCAGTTTCTCCGACGGCACCGCGTAATCGATATAACAAAGACTATTGGTTCATGAACCATGCAATCTTATCGATTACACCTACCGACAGAATTCAGATCGACTTGGATTATACTTGGAGCCAGAAAGGGGGAACTCTATCTAACGGTGGATTGAACCAACAAGGTTATAACCCGAACAATGCGGTAACTCTCGGCGGACTCGCAATGGGTCAGGTAACGAGTGAAAACAACAAGAGTATCTACAAAGCTTACGGTATTTTTTCCAAATTCAAAATCAACGAATCTTGGGGAGTCAATATTCGTTATGAGTATTTGGACGATAAGCTAAACAACGGTGCGTTGAACACATTCGCTCCTGGTGCTTTCGGTACCACGGGTATCAATAATACTCTTAGTACCTACCAAGTGGCTACCGATACGGCAATTGCGAACGCTATTCTTGCAGCAAGTCCCAGGTTGAACGGAATTTTGAATAGTACCGCCGGTTTGGCCGAGATCAATGCCCAAGGCTATGCGACTGCAGCGGATTGGGTCAAATCCAAACTAAGCGATAACTATAAGCATTACAACGGAATGAACAACTACGGACAGTACAGAACCTTCACGATAACACCTGTTTGGAACTTTACTGAAAACCTTCTCATTAAATTGGATATGAGAAGAGACTGGTCCTTAGGTAAACAATTCGTCGACTCTTCCGGTCATAGAAGAAGCGACCAAATCGGGTTTACTCTCGGAGTTGTAGCTAAGTTCTAA
- a CDS encoding CCA tRNA nucleotidyltransferase, which produces MKFPSAKELIQGIPSPYIEDLLEIANTIQSFGGKSYLVGGSVRDLVLGKTPHEYDIAVSLLPEQIQKLFRRVVPTGIKHGTVTVLIKDRSYELTTFRKDEEYKDGRRPEQVSFGVSLSEDLKRRDFTMNALALDILREDLVDEHEGLNDIAEKTIRTIGVARSRFEEDGLRPVRAIRFVSQLGFTIHPKTALAIQESKSITAKVSAERIHDEFLKILKAKDPSASLSLLRKFGILELFYGKDLYENANPAWEEKIKSIAELATAPDRLRISYFLKATFGSSAVADPGKRFCKALHFSNQRTKDSQFLCGILENLLSSESSLSSPIGLRKILLHPIAQYSGKSEIRQVCLELASFWKAWTGQRASWVDRAKEVLETNPPLLLSDLELDGTRILEELPEIPAKKIGEILKSSLDLVLNFPEKNQQRILLEFVKTTYRLN; this is translated from the coding sequence ATGAAATTCCCCTCCGCTAAAGAACTTATCCAAGGCATACCTTCCCCCTATATAGAAGACCTACTAGAAATCGCGAACACCATTCAAAGCTTCGGCGGTAAATCCTATCTTGTCGGAGGATCCGTTAGGGATCTAGTTCTGGGAAAAACGCCTCACGAATATGATATTGCGGTTTCTCTTCTCCCCGAACAGATTCAAAAATTGTTTAGAAGAGTCGTGCCAACCGGTATTAAGCACGGAACCGTAACCGTACTGATCAAGGATCGATCCTACGAACTCACCACATTTCGTAAGGATGAAGAGTATAAGGATGGTCGACGTCCCGAGCAGGTTTCATTCGGGGTCAGTCTGAGTGAAGATTTAAAGAGGCGCGACTTTACGATGAATGCGCTGGCTCTGGATATTTTGAGAGAAGATCTCGTAGATGAACATGAGGGCCTGAACGATATTGCGGAAAAAACGATACGGACGATCGGCGTCGCCCGCTCCCGATTTGAAGAAGACGGGCTGCGCCCGGTCCGCGCCATTCGATTCGTATCCCAGCTCGGTTTTACGATTCATCCCAAGACGGCTTTGGCGATTCAGGAGAGTAAGTCCATCACGGCCAAGGTTTCCGCGGAGAGAATTCATGACGAATTCCTAAAGATCCTAAAAGCGAAGGACCCGAGCGCCTCTTTATCTCTTCTCCGCAAATTCGGAATCTTAGAACTTTTCTACGGAAAAGATTTATACGAAAATGCGAATCCTGCTTGGGAAGAGAAGATAAAATCGATCGCGGAATTAGCAACAGCGCCGGATCGGTTGCGAATCTCCTATTTTCTGAAAGCTACATTCGGATCGTCGGCTGTCGCGGACCCCGGAAAGCGGTTTTGTAAGGCGCTTCATTTTTCCAATCAAAGAACCAAGGATTCTCAATTTCTGTGCGGAATATTGGAAAACCTGCTTTCCTCGGAGAGTTCCCTTTCTTCTCCGATCGGACTCAGAAAAATATTATTGCATCCGATTGCGCAATATTCGGGAAAATCGGAAATCCGGCAGGTATGTTTGGAGCTGGCTTCTTTTTGGAAAGCTTGGACCGGACAGAGGGCATCTTGGGTCGATAGAGCCAAGGAAGTGTTGGAGACAAATCCCCCCCTATTGTTAAGCGATCTGGAGTTGGACGGCACTAGAATTTTAGAAGAGTTACCCGAAATTCCCGCTAAAAAAATCGGAGAAATACTAAAATCCAGCCTGGACTTAGTTTTGAATTTTCCCGAAAAGAACCAGCAAAGAATATTACTGGAGTTCGTTAAAACGACGTATCGGCTCAATTAA
- a CDS encoding ribonuclease HI family protein: MRKFTIFCDGASKGNPGPSSIGVAIFEGEEEIHSISERIKDGTNNTAEWAALEAGLLWCLENKASEVKAFLDSELVVKQVTGEYKVKSPHLIEAKRRVLALSSKLASFKIAHVLREKNKKADKLANLAFSPTVEP; encoded by the coding sequence TTGAGAAAATTCACGATCTTCTGCGACGGCGCTTCTAAGGGAAATCCGGGCCCTTCTTCGATCGGTGTCGCGATTTTTGAGGGGGAAGAAGAAATTCACTCTATTTCGGAAAGAATCAAAGACGGAACGAATAATACCGCGGAATGGGCCGCCTTAGAGGCCGGGCTGCTCTGGTGTTTGGAAAATAAGGCATCCGAAGTGAAGGCTTTTTTGGACTCGGAATTGGTGGTCAAGCAAGTGACCGGCGAATACAAAGTCAAATCCCCTCACTTGATAGAGGCAAAACGGAGAGTGCTGGCTTTGAGCTCCAAATTAGCCTCTTTCAAAATTGCGCATGTTCTTCGGGAAAAAAACAAGAAGGCCGATAAGCTGGCCAATCTAGCATTTTCGCCGACGGTCGAACCGTAA
- a CDS encoding arginyltransferase: MNLRYLRFLESIGASPSSECSYYPGRQSKVKGFLLSVPPDGSVMDFLLASGFRRSGNSYYRTACETCSHCLSYRLPLQKFTISKNLKKLLKKNSDLSVNVSNPEITSEKIELYIKYQKSRHPGSYGSTDLELHETMVAQMYKGSENSIELQIRREEILLGWILLDRGTLSVSAVYSVFDSEYQDRSLGKFLIGKSILWAKEIGYKDYHLGLFLPGHKKMNYKANWKPAEILDQETGEWIESEKFLKEYFSKMNMDGSRL, translated from the coding sequence ATGAATCTAAGATATCTGCGTTTCCTGGAATCAATCGGCGCATCGCCTTCAAGCGAATGCTCGTATTATCCGGGAAGACAATCGAAGGTAAAGGGGTTTCTACTCTCCGTTCCGCCGGACGGTTCGGTCATGGATTTTTTACTAGCATCCGGTTTTAGGCGTTCCGGGAATTCTTATTATAGGACAGCCTGCGAAACTTGCAGCCATTGTTTGAGCTACCGACTGCCTTTGCAAAAATTTACGATTTCCAAAAATCTGAAGAAGCTTCTGAAAAAAAATTCGGACTTATCTGTTAACGTCTCTAATCCGGAAATTACTTCCGAAAAGATAGAACTTTACATAAAATACCAAAAATCCCGTCACCCCGGAAGTTATGGCAGTACGGACTTAGAATTGCATGAGACGATGGTCGCACAAATGTACAAAGGCTCCGAAAATTCGATAGAGTTGCAAATTCGAAGAGAGGAAATATTGCTAGGCTGGATTCTCTTGGATCGAGGTACGCTTAGCGTGTCTGCGGTCTATTCCGTATTTGATTCCGAGTATCAGGACAGAAGTTTGGGGAAGTTTTTAATCGGTAAATCGATTCTCTGGGCTAAAGAGATCGGTTATAAAGACTACCACCTGGGCTTATTTCTTCCGGGTCATAAAAAAATGAACTATAAAGCAAATTGGAAACCTGCTGAAATTTTAGATCAGGAAACGGGAGAATGGATCGAATCCGAGAAATTCTTAAAGGAGTATTTTTCTAAGATGAACATGGACGGTAGTCGTTTGTGA
- a CDS encoding SDR family NAD(P)-dependent oxidoreductase has protein sequence MAKKIIVVGASSGIGKEIASQLIGQGNKVALFARRDKELKKIAGSFKGVKEDQVFIAKHDVTQYSQVSTTFAKAIKFLGGLDEIYYASGVMHRIEPEEFSVEKDLEMLEVNLLGCVAWLDLAAKFFQNQKSGKIIGISSIAGDRGRRGNPVYNASKAGMTTYLEALRNRLAVKGIQVVTVRPGMIETPMTAGLSGLLWLITAKEAAEVILHKVDSGKEDFYVPARWALVSLIIRSIPSFIFRRLSI, from the coding sequence ATGGCTAAAAAGATCATCGTCGTCGGGGCGTCTAGCGGCATTGGGAAAGAAATCGCCTCCCAACTTATCGGACAAGGTAACAAGGTTGCCTTGTTTGCTCGACGAGACAAGGAATTGAAAAAGATCGCAGGCTCTTTTAAGGGCGTAAAAGAGGATCAAGTTTTCATAGCTAAGCATGACGTAACCCAGTATTCGCAAGTTTCTACGACGTTTGCGAAAGCGATAAAGTTTCTTGGTGGCCTAGATGAGATTTATTATGCCTCGGGCGTAATGCATAGAATAGAACCGGAAGAATTCTCGGTTGAAAAAGATTTGGAAATGCTGGAAGTAAATCTTCTAGGGTGCGTTGCCTGGCTGGATTTGGCGGCAAAGTTTTTTCAAAATCAAAAGTCGGGAAAAATTATCGGAATTTCTTCGATTGCCGGGGACAGGGGACGACGCGGAAATCCGGTCTATAATGCATCGAAGGCCGGGATGACTACGTATTTAGAAGCTCTTAGGAATCGATTAGCCGTAAAAGGAATTCAAGTCGTCACGGTTCGTCCCGGAATGATCGAAACACCCATGACGGCGGGATTATCCGGACTTCTCTGGCTGATCACTGCAAAGGAAGCGGCCGAGGTGATCCTTCATAAAGTCGACTCCGGTAAGGAAGATTTTTACGTTCCGGCTCGCTGGGCACTTGTGTCTCTGATCATTCGATCTATTCCTTCGTTTATCTTTCGAAGACTATCGATATAA
- a CDS encoding FAD-binding oxidoreductase, translated as MATALKKKSTRTSPAKKKSESFNLAAFESKLGPPRKVEAWGMNHSSFSPVFYPSSDKDFHDVFEYARKTGTKITFRGGGCSYGDAATNQKGLVVDSKDYNRILSFDEKTGVLKAESGATIKQLWEFGVERGFWPPVVSGTMFPTLGGALSMNIHGKNNFAVGPIGDHILEFTFLTVDGKESVCTPKKNSDLFYSAISGFGMLGAFLTITIKLKKIYAGKMRVWPVNTSNLREMYDYFEKEYKNSDYLVGWVDGFGSGKGLGRGQIHKAVHLKPGEDPDFPENCKVEKQILPPTFLGIIPKAWMWILMYPFSNKFGMRFVNLGKWLSGFLNNNKPYMQGHAEYAFLLDYVPNWKYMYKPGAMIQYQSFIPKENAVRGFEELLSAGQRKGIVTWLAVFKKHRPDKFLLTHALDGYSMAMDFPVTKGNKERLWELAKEMDEIVLKYGGRFYFAKDSTLRPEIVKRAFPKKNLDKFQSLKKKLDPKGLLESDLYRRVWR; from the coding sequence ATGGCTACTGCTCTTAAAAAGAAATCTACACGAACTTCTCCCGCTAAAAAGAAAAGCGAATCGTTTAATCTCGCCGCCTTTGAATCGAAACTAGGGCCTCCCCGAAAAGTCGAAGCTTGGGGAATGAATCATTCCTCGTTTAGCCCGGTTTTTTATCCGAGTTCGGACAAGGATTTTCATGATGTCTTCGAGTACGCGCGTAAAACAGGAACGAAAATTACGTTTCGAGGCGGCGGGTGTAGTTACGGGGATGCGGCGACGAATCAAAAAGGATTGGTTGTCGATAGTAAGGATTATAATCGGATCCTATCTTTCGATGAAAAAACGGGAGTCTTGAAAGCCGAATCCGGAGCAACCATCAAACAGCTTTGGGAGTTCGGCGTGGAACGAGGTTTTTGGCCTCCGGTTGTCAGCGGTACGATGTTTCCTACCCTGGGCGGGGCGCTGTCCATGAACATTCATGGTAAGAATAATTTTGCGGTCGGACCGATCGGAGATCATATTCTTGAATTTACGTTTCTCACCGTCGATGGGAAAGAAAGTGTCTGCACTCCTAAAAAGAACTCGGATTTATTTTATTCCGCTATCTCAGGCTTCGGAATGTTAGGCGCTTTCCTTACGATTACGATTAAATTAAAAAAGATTTATGCGGGAAAGATGAGAGTTTGGCCCGTGAATACTTCTAACTTACGCGAAATGTACGACTATTTCGAAAAGGAGTATAAAAACTCCGATTATTTGGTCGGTTGGGTGGATGGGTTCGGTTCCGGTAAAGGTCTCGGTCGGGGACAAATCCACAAAGCGGTTCATTTGAAGCCCGGAGAGGACCCGGATTTCCCGGAAAATTGCAAAGTGGAGAAACAAATTCTACCTCCCACATTTTTAGGAATCATCCCGAAAGCTTGGATGTGGATTTTGATGTACCCGTTCAGCAATAAATTCGGTATGCGTTTCGTTAATTTAGGAAAATGGCTTTCAGGTTTCTTAAACAATAATAAACCGTATATGCAGGGTCATGCCGAATATGCGTTTCTTTTGGATTACGTTCCCAATTGGAAATATATGTACAAGCCAGGGGCGATGATTCAATACCAGAGTTTCATTCCTAAGGAAAACGCAGTGCGTGGATTCGAGGAATTACTTTCCGCAGGTCAGCGAAAAGGGATTGTCACATGGTTGGCAGTCTTTAAAAAACATCGTCCGGATAAATTTCTACTCACGCATGCGCTGGACGGATATTCGATGGCGATGGATTTTCCGGTCACGAAAGGAAATAAGGAAAGACTGTGGGAATTAGCGAAAGAAATGGATGAGATCGTTCTGAAATACGGTGGACGTTTTTATTTCGCTAAGGATAGCACTCTCCGTCCTGAAATCGTGAAAAGGGCCTTTCCGAAGAAAAATCTAGATAAATTCCAATCCTTAAAGAAGAAGTTAGATCCGAAGGGTTTACTCGAGTCCGATTTATATAGGAGGGTTTGGCGATAG
- a CDS encoding O-antigen ligase family protein produces the protein MLKAKLGFFREHSKSLKRAVNIFFFSAILLRMGFDPAVSKTAFYELILGGLFFAGLGYAYLRFAKDPRANRIFNLGFAFGLLYSAVSTALFIAYLINTEIPRLKLFGRFAYLGTIVFLMVRYVQGRSRIGTNLILACFFGSLPYLALQLQTPYKAALPFFFLLATLSDRLFGFGEIRVFRTNVSKFFVFSFLLYALLPWFYGGFRAPMADFADGFFLQGIPICAFILFLTIRYQTWEELVEKSVGTLFILSGFFLFAALLFFSIQNGFLSLIFVKKTILAGTNTNDIATLLSLSIPWVVHGFFNSKSWKGKVFFLISLGLLSAAAFVIHVRGLYIAFFATVFIFFFLKFISEKLRLLYVGILLVGLLIFSWVFFHNFKLPLFDNFHSLWARTLLWRLAVRALMDNWLFGIGEFQYKGLLVWGDPQDLPPGIFMQEDLGRIHVHNLFLQVGLNWGILPVLGLIGCFLCALSPFLESDRIKFQSKSFGFRIALFCFGIYSLANYSFNIPGLHMAFSLLLLASLPVDKARNAAPNLKFLSHGIGKWGLIGLTTAFILSACVLLQIQYLHSSEIALTKGFRYRNLLNDLVLDERVLSEGKVPLLRNSYEISEKLVALFPKDAIFLQENAELNRVLFKKTGDESYLNLAVKRFEGCVGTSSNPWSCYKRLEELAPANNALYRENMKKFNPFALPLEKSSPF, from the coding sequence ATGCTTAAAGCAAAGCTTGGCTTCTTTCGCGAACACTCTAAGTCGCTAAAGCGTGCCGTAAATATATTCTTTTTCTCCGCGATTCTTCTTAGAATGGGATTCGACCCGGCGGTTTCTAAAACCGCATTTTACGAATTAATTCTCGGCGGACTTTTCTTCGCAGGATTAGGTTATGCCTACTTGAGATTCGCGAAGGATCCTCGAGCCAATCGAATTTTCAACCTAGGCTTCGCATTCGGCCTACTTTACTCGGCCGTATCGACGGCGCTTTTTATCGCGTATCTAATCAACACGGAAATACCTCGCTTAAAGTTGTTCGGGAGGTTTGCGTATCTCGGTACGATTGTCTTCCTCATGGTCCGATATGTTCAGGGACGGTCGAGAATCGGTACGAATCTTATTCTGGCATGTTTTTTCGGAAGCCTCCCGTATTTAGCATTACAGTTGCAAACTCCGTATAAAGCGGCATTACCGTTCTTTTTCCTGTTGGCGACTCTTTCGGATAGACTGTTCGGATTCGGAGAGATTCGCGTCTTTCGAACAAACGTTTCCAAATTCTTCGTATTTTCCTTCTTATTGTACGCGTTATTACCCTGGTTCTACGGCGGCTTCAGGGCCCCGATGGCGGATTTTGCCGACGGCTTTTTTCTCCAGGGAATTCCGATATGTGCGTTCATCCTTTTTTTAACCATCAGGTATCAGACCTGGGAAGAATTGGTGGAGAAATCGGTGGGAACGCTTTTTATTCTAAGCGGATTCTTTTTGTTTGCCGCACTTTTATTTTTTTCCATTCAAAACGGATTCCTATCCTTAATTTTCGTAAAAAAGACCATACTCGCCGGTACCAATACGAACGATATCGCGACTTTGTTGTCTCTTTCCATACCTTGGGTCGTTCACGGATTCTTTAATTCCAAGAGCTGGAAAGGTAAGGTCTTTTTTTTGATTAGTCTGGGATTACTTTCCGCGGCCGCATTCGTGATTCATGTTCGTGGACTCTATATTGCGTTTTTTGCAACTGTATTCATTTTCTTTTTTCTTAAATTTATTTCGGAAAAATTGCGCTTATTATACGTCGGGATACTGCTGGTCGGACTGTTGATTTTTTCCTGGGTATTCTTTCATAACTTTAAACTTCCCTTATTCGATAATTTCCATTCTCTCTGGGCAAGAACTCTTCTATGGAGATTGGCAGTCAGAGCCTTGATGGACAATTGGCTGTTCGGAATCGGTGAGTTCCAATACAAGGGGTTACTCGTTTGGGGCGATCCGCAGGACCTCCCTCCCGGAATCTTTATGCAGGAAGATTTAGGAAGAATCCATGTTCATAACCTTTTTTTACAAGTCGGATTAAATTGGGGAATCCTTCCGGTCCTAGGACTGATAGGCTGTTTTTTGTGTGCCCTTTCGCCTTTCCTTGAATCGGATCGTATCAAATTTCAAAGTAAATCCTTCGGCTTTCGCATCGCATTATTTTGCTTCGGGATTTATTCATTAGCGAATTATTCGTTTAATATTCCGGGTTTACATATGGCATTTTCGCTGTTGCTACTGGCATCGCTGCCGGTCGATAAGGCGAGAAATGCCGCACCGAATTTGAAATTTCTTTCTCACGGAATCGGAAAGTGGGGCTTGATCGGTTTAACGACGGCATTTATACTGTCCGCCTGCGTTTTATTGCAGATTCAATATTTGCACTCGAGTGAAATCGCGTTAACTAAAGGGTTTCGTTATCGAAATCTATTAAACGACCTTGTCTTGGATGAAAGGGTCCTATCGGAAGGTAAGGTTCCTCTTCTGCGTAATTCCTACGAAATATCGGAGAAGCTAGTCGCCTTATTTCCTAAGGACGCGATATTTTTGCAGGAGAATGCGGAGTTAAATCGGGTCTTATTTAAAAAAACCGGAGATGAGTCATACCTTAATCTCGCCGTAAAAAGATTCGAAGGCTGTGTAGGAACTTCCTCCAATCCTTGGTCTTGCTATAAACGTTTGGAGGAATTGGCGCCTGCAAACAACGCCCTTTACCGCGAAAATATGAAAAAATTCAATCCGTTCGCGTTGCCGCTAGAGAAGAGTTCTCCGTTTTAG
- a CDS encoding acyltransferase family protein: MSAIKHYLFGIFKYDPREIAPLNGLRTLAYFLVIGTHMYRPFEPYIKEPNDIARNVFNSGSLCMDIFFILSGFLISGPLFRELDRTDDIRLGVFFSKRTIRIFPPYFIFLSIQTFLFIPILMRLQPESMEALAKFQSTAIFDFLYISNYFYGTVPHGWSLSLEEQFYLLFPVFLLLVFKRIPKKFRFASLLLWIVIPTIYRFFIYKYMIEGVTDPIRAKQLYSGWIYYPLQGRLDSLFAGIILAYTLNRYPERIYAFLDDKRKSSIALGIAIASIAYISIFVFEFQSSLMSMVFRFNLNTLAWLIIVILSLRPESFVAKIFSLKIFSPIAKLSYCSYLIHFFLVGILTPAVVNIKDPHYMDFALWFVPTGIIILCFGYLFHLVAERPFMVWKESKYGKEVILAKTENSSLAATRTD, encoded by the coding sequence ATGTCAGCTATTAAGCATTATCTTTTTGGAATATTCAAATACGATCCGAGAGAAATCGCGCCCTTAAACGGACTCCGCACACTTGCGTATTTTTTAGTCATCGGCACACACATGTATCGCCCGTTCGAGCCTTATATAAAAGAACCGAACGATATCGCCCGAAACGTCTTCAATTCGGGAAGTTTGTGCATGGATATTTTTTTCATTCTGAGCGGATTCCTGATTTCGGGACCTCTATTTAGGGAGCTGGATCGAACCGACGATATTCGATTAGGCGTTTTCTTTTCCAAACGAACGATCCGGATATTTCCGCCTTACTTTATTTTTTTGTCGATTCAAACCTTCCTATTCATTCCGATATTGATGAGGCTTCAGCCGGAATCGATGGAGGCGTTAGCCAAGTTTCAAAGCACCGCTATATTCGATTTTCTGTATATATCAAATTACTTTTACGGGACGGTCCCGCATGGATGGTCCTTATCCCTCGAAGAGCAATTTTACCTGCTCTTTCCCGTCTTTTTGTTGCTGGTTTTTAAGCGAATACCGAAAAAATTCCGATTTGCGTCCCTATTGCTATGGATCGTCATTCCGACTATTTATCGATTCTTCATTTACAAATATATGATCGAAGGAGTTACGGATCCGATTCGCGCAAAACAACTTTACAGCGGATGGATTTACTACCCCTTGCAAGGACGCCTCGATTCCCTATTCGCCGGAATCATATTGGCCTATACTCTCAATCGCTATCCGGAAAGAATATACGCGTTCTTAGACGATAAACGGAAAAGCTCAATTGCTTTGGGAATTGCAATTGCTTCGATCGCTTATATTTCGATTTTTGTATTCGAATTCCAGTCTTCCCTCATGTCGATGGTATTTCGTTTCAACCTCAATACGCTCGCGTGGTTAATCATAGTCATTCTTTCATTGAGACCGGAATCATTCGTCGCAAAGATTTTCTCCCTAAAAATTTTCTCGCCGATCGCAAAATTATCGTATTGCTCTTATTTAATCCACTTCTTCCTAGTAGGGATCTTAACACCGGCGGTCGTTAACATCAAAGATCCTCATTACATGGACTTCGCGCTATGGTTTGTGCCGACCGGAATCATCATCCTGTGTTTCGGGTATCTATTCCATCTTGTGGCGGAAAGACCGTTTATGGTCTGGAAGGAATCCAAATACGGTAAGGAAGTGATTCTCGCTAAAACGGAGAACTCTTCTCTAGCGGCAACGCGAACGGATTGA